A window of the bacterium genome harbors these coding sequences:
- a CDS encoding ATP-binding cassette domain-containing protein has product MAEAAPKIMIEAKGLSKYYGPFVAIKDVSFAIPKGQIVAFLGPNGAGKTTTMKILSGYLAASEGSAAIAGLDVGQDRLEVARKLGYLPENGPLYQDMTPLELLQFFAEARGLEPGAAKQRIAAVNELCALQQVMEKPIGKLSKGYRQRVGLAQALLHDPEVLIMDEPTAGLDPNQIREFRKNIRHLGRSKTVLLSTHILQEVEAVADRVILVHNGRLVYDGTPAQLMENGSLENPFYRLTSNGAAA; this is encoded by the coding sequence ATGGCTGAAGCTGCACCGAAGATCATGATTGAAGCGAAAGGCCTGAGCAAGTATTACGGGCCTTTCGTGGCGATCAAGGACGTTTCCTTCGCGATCCCCAAAGGTCAGATCGTCGCCTTTCTCGGGCCGAATGGCGCCGGCAAGACCACGACCATGAAAATCCTGAGCGGCTATCTTGCCGCCAGCGAGGGGTCGGCGGCCATTGCCGGCCTGGACGTCGGCCAGGATCGCCTGGAAGTGGCCAGGAAACTGGGGTACTTGCCGGAAAACGGGCCGCTGTATCAGGACATGACCCCGCTGGAACTGCTGCAGTTTTTCGCCGAAGCGCGCGGCTTGGAGCCCGGCGCTGCCAAACAGCGCATCGCGGCGGTGAACGAGCTGTGCGCGCTGCAGCAGGTGATGGAGAAACCGATCGGCAAACTCTCCAAGGGTTATCGCCAGCGCGTCGGCCTGGCGCAGGCGCTGCTGCATGATCCGGAAGTTCTGATCATGGACGAACCCACCGCCGGACTCGATCCCAACCAGATCCGGGAATTCCGCAAGAACATTCGACACCTGGGCCGCTCCAAGACCGTTCTGCTTTCCACGCACATCTTGCAGGAAGTCGAAGCGGTGGCGGACCGCGTCATTCTGGTGCACAACGGCCGCCTGGTGTATGACGGCACGCCGGCGCAGTTGATGGAAAACGGCTCGCTGGAGAATCCCTTCTATCGCCTGACCAGCAACGGCGCGGCTGCCTGA
- a CDS encoding enoyl-CoA hydratase-related protein, whose amino-acid sequence MPYENILFAVKNKIAYLTLNRPDKLNALNWKTMQELQHALAAVKEDSGVGGVILTGAGEKAFAAGADISELAQQTPVSAKEFSLQSQEILRFIERYPKPIIAAVNGFCLGGGSELALACHLRVASEKAKFGQPEVNLGIMCGNGGTQRLPRLIGKGRALELLLTGNIIDAQEAYRLGWVNHVTPPEQLLAKCEEILQTVFKKGPIAIKLTLEAVVHGLDMTLEEGVQLESNLFGMCFSTEDMKEGTRAFLEKRPANFQGK is encoded by the coding sequence ATGCCCTACGAAAACATTCTCTTCGCGGTGAAGAACAAAATCGCCTATCTGACCCTCAACCGGCCGGACAAGCTCAACGCGCTGAATTGGAAAACCATGCAGGAACTGCAGCACGCGCTGGCCGCGGTGAAAGAGGACTCCGGCGTCGGTGGCGTCATTCTGACCGGCGCCGGTGAAAAAGCCTTTGCCGCCGGCGCAGACATCAGTGAGCTGGCGCAGCAAACGCCGGTGAGCGCCAAAGAATTTTCGCTGCAAAGCCAGGAGATTCTGCGCTTCATCGAGCGCTATCCCAAGCCCATCATCGCCGCGGTGAATGGCTTCTGCCTGGGCGGCGGCAGCGAATTGGCGCTGGCCTGCCACCTGCGCGTGGCCTCCGAAAAGGCCAAGTTCGGCCAGCCGGAAGTGAACCTCGGCATCATGTGCGGTAACGGCGGCACGCAACGCCTGCCGCGCTTGATCGGCAAAGGCCGCGCCCTCGAGCTGCTGCTCACCGGCAATATAATCGATGCCCAGGAAGCCTATCGCCTGGGCTGGGTCAATCACGTCACCCCGCCGGAACAACTGCTCGCCAAATGCGAGGAGATTTTGCAGACTGTTTTCAAGAAAGGCCCGATCGCGATCAAGCTCACCCTGGAAGCCGTGGTGCACGGCCTGGACATGACGCTGGAAGAGGGGGTGCAGCTCGAATCCAATCTCTTCGGCATGTGCTTCTCGACGGAAGACATGAAAGAAGGCACACGGGCGTTTCTGGAAAAGCGGCCCGCGAATTTTCAGGGGAAGTGA
- a CDS encoding Gldg family protein — MPKINWKVVQSIMRRDLRRYFSNPTGYVFITLFIFLSAAAAFWRERFFLNNLANLDQLNDFFPYLLLFFIPALTMGVWANENKEGTDELLLTLPATDLEIVLGKYFAAFGIYTASLLLSLSHVIVLFFLGWPDLGLMLGNYLGYWLIGGALIAVGMLASLLTSNATIAFIAGAVFCSVFVFIEALGGIFGQTVKNFLAPLGVFGHFGDFSRGVISLGGLLYFASIAGLFLYLNVTLISRRHWPQEADGYKMSAHHLVRAVALVIALIGLNAVLGRLSLRLDVTAEQLHSLSGETKSLLREIPPERPVLIQAYLSKEVPQQYVQTRQNLLSFLREIASAGGNRVQVLIHDTEPYTQEARDAREKFGITPVEVANPGSARASSAQVFMGVAFTCGAVEQVIPFFDAGLPVEYELARSIRVVAQTQRKKIGIVNTDAKLFGGFDFQTMRSNPAWPVVDELKKQYEVVQVDPASAITDSLDGLLVALPSALPQEAMDNLLRRIEAGTPTLLLDDPLPIINVGLAPSERAGADMNPFMRNNAPQPKPKGNIQALLSKLGISWNSAQITWDTYNPHPDLAQIPPEIVFVGAGNETTEPFNREHLASSGLQEVVLLYPGSMSPSPSSPFTFQPLLRSGTVSGTLHYQQMVQRSFFGTQLTDSRRLRHIPGNLDQTLAAYVHGTQKDSLGGDKNLKVIFIADLDFISEQFFELRRRGFENLNFDNVTFFLNCMDYLVGDDSFVTLRKRRVKHRTLETVEARTLANIEQRVKEEQDAEAEAQRALDEAQRQLNEKVAEIRQRTDLDAQTKQIMAENVQQVENRRFEVQKANIEAAKEAKIQASKENMEAAIHRIQSGIKTLAVLLPPIPVFVMGVMIFMRRRKREQEGAAAARRLRS, encoded by the coding sequence ATGCCCAAGATCAACTGGAAAGTGGTGCAGTCGATCATGAGACGCGACCTGCGGCGCTATTTCAGCAATCCCACGGGTTACGTCTTCATCACGCTTTTCATCTTTCTGAGCGCGGCCGCCGCCTTCTGGCGCGAGCGCTTCTTCCTCAACAACCTGGCCAATCTCGATCAGCTCAACGACTTCTTTCCGTATCTGCTCCTGTTCTTCATTCCCGCGCTCACCATGGGCGTGTGGGCCAATGAGAACAAAGAAGGCACCGATGAGTTGTTGTTGACGCTGCCGGCCACTGATTTGGAAATCGTGCTGGGCAAGTACTTCGCGGCTTTCGGCATTTACACCGCCTCGCTGCTGCTTTCGCTCAGCCACGTCATCGTGCTGTTCTTTCTGGGCTGGCCCGATCTCGGCTTGATGCTCGGCAACTATTTGGGCTACTGGCTCATCGGCGGCGCGTTGATCGCGGTTGGCATGCTGGCCTCGCTGCTCACCTCCAACGCGACCATCGCGTTTATTGCCGGCGCGGTGTTTTGCTCGGTCTTCGTTTTCATCGAGGCGCTGGGCGGCATCTTTGGCCAGACCGTCAAAAACTTCCTGGCGCCGCTGGGCGTGTTCGGCCACTTCGGCGATTTTTCCCGCGGGGTGATCAGTCTGGGCGGCCTGCTCTATTTCGCTTCGATTGCCGGCTTGTTTCTCTATTTGAATGTGACCTTGATCAGCCGGCGGCACTGGCCGCAGGAAGCCGATGGCTACAAAATGTCGGCGCATCATCTCGTGCGCGCGGTGGCGCTGGTGATTGCCCTGATTGGCTTGAACGCCGTGCTCGGCCGTTTGAGCCTGCGTTTGGACGTGACCGCTGAACAGTTGCACTCGCTTTCGGGCGAAACCAAGTCCTTGCTCCGCGAAATCCCGCCGGAGCGCCCGGTTTTGATTCAGGCATACTTGAGCAAGGAAGTGCCGCAGCAATACGTGCAGACGCGGCAAAACCTGCTCAGCTTCCTGCGGGAAATTGCTTCGGCGGGCGGTAATCGCGTGCAGGTGCTGATCCACGACACCGAGCCTTACACGCAGGAGGCGCGGGACGCGCGCGAGAAATTCGGCATCACGCCCGTGGAGGTGGCAAATCCCGGCAGCGCGCGCGCCAGCAGCGCGCAGGTGTTCATGGGTGTGGCCTTCACCTGCGGCGCGGTGGAACAGGTGATTCCGTTCTTCGATGCCGGCTTGCCGGTGGAATATGAGCTGGCGCGCAGCATTCGCGTGGTGGCGCAAACGCAACGCAAGAAGATCGGCATCGTCAACACCGACGCCAAGCTGTTCGGCGGCTTTGATTTTCAAACCATGCGCAGCAACCCGGCCTGGCCGGTGGTGGACGAGCTCAAGAAGCAATACGAAGTCGTGCAAGTCGATCCTGCCAGCGCGATCACAGATTCCCTGGACGGTCTGCTGGTGGCGCTGCCCTCCGCCTTGCCGCAGGAGGCCATGGACAATCTGCTGCGCCGCATCGAAGCCGGCACGCCGACGCTGTTGCTCGATGATCCGCTGCCCATCATCAACGTGGGGCTGGCGCCCTCCGAGCGCGCGGGCGCGGATATGAATCCGTTCATGCGCAACAATGCGCCGCAGCCCAAGCCCAAGGGCAACATTCAAGCCTTGCTGAGCAAGCTCGGCATCAGTTGGAACTCGGCGCAGATTACGTGGGACACTTACAACCCGCATCCCGACCTGGCGCAGATTCCGCCGGAGATCGTGTTCGTGGGCGCGGGCAACGAGACCACCGAGCCGTTCAACCGGGAGCACCTCGCCAGCTCCGGCCTGCAGGAAGTCGTGCTGCTCTATCCCGGCTCCATGTCCCCCTCGCCCAGCAGTCCCTTCACGTTTCAACCGCTGTTGCGCAGCGGCACGGTGTCCGGCACGCTGCATTATCAACAAATGGTGCAACGCAGCTTTTTCGGCACCCAGCTCACTGATTCGCGGCGCCTGCGGCACATTCCGGGCAACCTGGACCAGACCCTGGCCGCGTATGTGCATGGCACCCAAAAGGACTCGCTCGGCGGCGACAAGAATCTCAAAGTCATCTTCATCGCGGATCTCGACTTCATCTCCGAGCAGTTCTTTGAATTGCGCCGGCGCGGCTTCGAGAATCTCAATTTCGACAACGTGACCTTTTTCCTGAACTGCATGGACTATCTCGTCGGCGATGATTCCTTCGTCACCCTGCGCAAGCGCCGGGTCAAGCACCGCACGCTGGAGACCGTGGAAGCCCGCACCCTCGCCAACATCGAGCAGCGCGTGAAGGAAGAGCAGGACGCCGAAGCGGAGGCGCAGCGCGCGCTCGACGAGGCGCAACGCCAGCTCAATGAAAAAGTGGCGGAGATCCGCCAGCGCACCGATTTGGACGCGCAGACCAAGCAAATCATGGCGGAGAACGTGCAGCAGGTCGAAAACCGCCGTTTCGAAGTGCAAAAGGCCAACATCGAAGCCGCGAAAGAAGCCAAGATTCAGGCCAGCAAGGAAAACATGGAGGCGGCGATCCACCGCATTCAGAGCGGCATCAAAACGCTGGCGGTGCTGCTGCCGCCGATCCCGGTTTTTGTCATGGGCGTGATGATTTTCATGCGCCGCCGCAAACGCGAGCAAGAAGGCGCGGCCGCGGCCAGAAGATTGAGGAGCTGA
- a CDS encoding DUF4340 domain-containing protein, with protein sequence MSEKKKTLTFVGVAAGLLVLALITAPRRVTPTAFNDQGQPFFPEFKDPLTATSLEVIDYDEATGSAQPFKVQLKDGKWTIPSHHNYPADGKDRLAKTAAAVIDIKKDDFRSDNVSDHEGCGVVDPLDEKAASLKGRGKRVTIKGAGEQVLADFIIGKPIEGRDGFRFVRVPGQKRVYAARMNIDISTKFSDWIEADLLQVNKDDIQQVVLKDYSIDERRGIVNQRDVIVLDKKESDWLANNMRSSEEVDKTKMNDFLTALDGLAIVGVRLKPAGLSESLEKSSSGVMLSQSDMLSLQSKGYYFTPNGQLLSNEGELQATTKDGVIYTLRFGEVVYGQGEAVTAGSDSLAPPPGSGPAENRYLFITTSFDPKQLPAEPKKPRNTDFASKPDSLWTEADRENKRLQDEYDEWQKKMDKGHNLSNDLNTRFARWYYVISSASFDKLHLTRRDLVKPKTKTS encoded by the coding sequence ATGAGCGAGAAAAAGAAAACTCTGACATTTGTCGGCGTGGCGGCGGGCCTGCTGGTGCTGGCCTTGATCACTGCCCCGCGCCGGGTGACCCCCACGGCTTTCAACGATCAAGGCCAGCCGTTCTTCCCGGAATTCAAGGACCCGCTCACCGCCACCTCGCTGGAAGTGATCGACTACGACGAGGCCACCGGCAGCGCGCAGCCCTTCAAAGTTCAGTTGAAGGATGGCAAGTGGACCATCCCCTCGCATCACAACTATCCGGCGGACGGCAAGGATCGCCTGGCAAAAACCGCCGCGGCCGTGATCGACATCAAGAAGGATGATTTTCGCTCCGACAACGTCAGTGATCACGAAGGGTGCGGCGTCGTCGATCCGCTGGACGAGAAGGCGGCCAGCCTCAAGGGCCGCGGCAAGCGCGTCACCATCAAAGGCGCCGGCGAGCAGGTGCTGGCGGATTTCATCATCGGCAAGCCCATCGAAGGCCGCGACGGCTTCCGCTTCGTGCGCGTGCCCGGCCAGAAGCGCGTCTACGCCGCGCGCATGAACATCGACATCTCCACCAAGTTCAGCGACTGGATCGAAGCCGATTTGCTGCAGGTCAACAAAGACGATATCCAGCAAGTCGTGCTCAAGGACTATTCCATCGACGAGCGCCGCGGCATTGTCAACCAGCGTGATGTGATTGTGCTCGACAAAAAGGAAAGCGACTGGCTGGCGAACAACATGCGCAGCAGCGAGGAAGTCGACAAAACCAAGATGAATGACTTCCTCACCGCGCTCGACGGCCTGGCGATCGTGGGTGTGCGCCTGAAACCCGCCGGCCTGTCCGAGAGCCTGGAAAAGTCCAGCTCCGGCGTGATGCTCTCGCAATCCGACATGCTGTCGCTGCAAAGCAAGGGCTACTACTTCACCCCCAACGGCCAGTTGCTCTCCAATGAAGGCGAGCTGCAGGCGACCACCAAAGACGGCGTGATCTACACGCTGCGCTTCGGTGAAGTGGTTTACGGCCAGGGCGAGGCGGTCACCGCCGGCAGCGATTCACTCGCGCCGCCGCCGGGCAGCGGTCCGGCGGAGAACCGCTATCTGTTCATCACCACCAGCTTCGATCCCAAGCAACTGCCGGCCGAGCCCAAAAAACCGCGCAACACCGACTTCGCGAGCAAGCCCGATAGCTTGTGGACCGAGGCGGATCGTGAGAACAAGCGGTTGCAGGACGAATATGACGAGTGGCAGAAGAAGATGGACAAGGGCCACAACCTGTCCAACGATCTCAATACACGCTTTGCGCGCTGGTACTACGTGATCTCGTCCGCCAGTTTCGACAAGCTGCACCTCACGCGCAGGGATTTGGTGAAGCCCAAGACCAAGACCAGTTGA
- the thrC gene encoding threonine synthase, translating into MNELHASYRCSSGCAGEYPLDEIIYRCPHCHDLLEVKHDLRPLAGRSAAQWRQLFDQRQQLRAGVSGIWAKKEWVHPHLQDDNIVSLGEGYSALRPAGGFGKSLGLEQLWIKQCGDSPTGSFKDLGMTVLVSQVKQMIASGRRIEAVVCASTGDTSASLAAYCAAAGIPSVVLLPAGKISPAQLIQPRAHGSLTLALETDFDGCMRLVQQLAARPEVYLANSMNSLRLEGQKIVAVELVQQLGWQVPDWVIVPGGNLGNVTALGNGFLLLRELGLIARLPRLACAQAAHANPLYASFLTGYREFHPQSALPTLASAIQIGNPVSFKKAIRILQQFDGMVEQASEEELAEAAALADRHGHFVCPQTGVALAALIKMVARRQVQPHERVVVISTANGLKFVESKIAYHQQALAQLECRHANPVQHAAADLPSVLATIAAHAARMS; encoded by the coding sequence ATGAACGAACTGCATGCCAGTTACCGTTGCAGCAGCGGCTGCGCCGGCGAATATCCACTGGACGAAATCATCTACCGCTGCCCGCACTGCCATGACTTGCTGGAGGTGAAGCACGACTTGCGGCCGCTCGCCGGCCGCAGCGCCGCGCAGTGGCGGCAGCTTTTTGATCAACGCCAGCAACTGCGCGCCGGCGTCTCCGGCATTTGGGCGAAGAAAGAGTGGGTTCATCCTCACTTGCAGGATGACAACATTGTGTCACTGGGGGAGGGCTACTCCGCGTTGCGGCCGGCCGGCGGCTTTGGCAAAAGCCTGGGGCTGGAGCAGCTTTGGATCAAGCAGTGCGGCGACAGTCCCACCGGCTCGTTCAAAGACCTGGGCATGACCGTGCTGGTGTCGCAGGTGAAGCAGATGATCGCGTCGGGCCGCCGAATCGAAGCCGTGGTCTGTGCTTCGACCGGCGACACCTCGGCCTCGCTCGCGGCCTATTGCGCGGCGGCCGGCATTCCATCAGTGGTGTTGCTGCCGGCGGGCAAGATCAGTCCGGCGCAATTGATTCAACCGCGGGCGCACGGCAGCCTGACGCTGGCATTGGAAACGGATTTCGACGGGTGCATGCGGCTGGTGCAGCAGCTCGCGGCGCGGCCCGAGGTTTATCTCGCCAACTCGATGAACTCGCTGCGGCTGGAAGGCCAGAAGATCGTGGCTGTCGAGCTGGTGCAACAACTGGGCTGGCAGGTGCCGGACTGGGTGATCGTGCCGGGCGGCAATCTCGGCAATGTCACCGCGCTCGGCAACGGCTTTCTCTTGCTGCGCGAGTTGGGCTTGATCGCGCGGCTGCCGCGTCTGGCCTGTGCGCAAGCAGCGCATGCCAATCCGCTTTATGCCAGCTTCCTTACCGGATATCGTGAATTTCACCCCCAGTCAGCGCTGCCCACGCTGGCGAGCGCGATTCAAATCGGCAATCCCGTCAGCTTCAAAAAGGCGATCAGAATTTTGCAACAGTTCGACGGCATGGTCGAGCAGGCGAGCGAAGAGGAGCTGGCCGAGGCAGCGGCGCTGGCGGACCGCCACGGCCATTTCGTTTGCCCGCAAACCGGGGTGGCGCTTGCCGCGCTCATCAAAATGGTGGCGCGCCGGCAGGTGCAACCGCACGAGCGGGTGGTGGTGATCTCGACCGCAAACGGCTTGAAGTTCGTTGAATCCAAAATCGCCTACCATCAGCAAGCGCTTGCGCAGCTCGAGTGCCGGCATGCCAACCCGGTGCAGCAC